In the Hermetia illucens chromosome 1, iHerIll2.2.curated.20191125, whole genome shotgun sequence genome, TACAGAAGAAGGAATCTACCGAAAAGATGCTAGCTCAGGTGAGatggtttttatttttgaaacttACTTGGCGGTAATCATGCTCTTCTTTCAGTTCATTTTTATAAGTGGGTTCTTTCTAATGATTCTGGGAACCTACGCGAATTTGCATGCAATTGAAGAGAAGCGTTCCTCTGGTCTAGTTATCGATGCGCCAAAAATTACTCCAAGTCCTGAACTCCTCCACAGCGAAAACGTGAAACTGGATggagattttcaaaaaatattgaaaacacaATCGCCCGAAGTAAAACCAAATGCTGATAAAGTAGATATTAAAGAAGTTGTTGTTCAGGAGAGAGTGGATCCTATGCCAAAAGCaccaaaagaagaagattctcCAAAAGTTGATCCATTACCTGCTGCGCCAAATGGTGAGCCTGTTGACAAACCTAATGTTGAAGAGAAATtagagaaaaaggaagaagttgTCAAGGATATAGATTTAGATAttaaaaaatcggaaaagaAGGTTGATATAATACAGGATGAAGTTAAAAACGAAATTAACAAAGACGCAAtaaagaaggaagaagaagcaGTTGCGgaagaggaaaagaaaaaagaaaacatcgAAGAAATAAAACAGGCAAAGAATGAGCTAAAACAGACGAAAGAGTTACTTGAGAAAAAAGTGATTGAACTACAGCAAGAACTAGCCAAGCAAAATTTAGAAACTCAGCACTTAGTGCAGGAAAAACTGGGCGTTATAGCCGACAAAGTGGGCGAGATTGAACGGAAAGTGAACCTTGAAgcagaaaataaaatagaaaaagataAAGATGTACAAGAAGAAAAACAGAAGGATGAGACGGAAAAGATCGAAAAACTACCATCAAAAATTGAGCCGACTGCTGCGGCCGAGAAAGCTATTATTGAGCCTAACCCAAAAGCTCAAAAAGAAGTAATCGTTGAAAACATTCCTCTAACTGAAGATAAGAAAGTCTCGGAGAAAGGTCCAATTTTGACGATGCTAATAGATAAGCTTCAGAAAAATGCTTCGGTTGCTGAGACACCACAGAAAAAAGAACACACCAACAATACCGTTTACGAGCCAATGTCCTACAAAGTGGGGGAAGCAATGAACCAAGAAAATCACTTAGTGTCTGACAATCTGAAGAATAAAAATGCGCCGATGCCGTTGCCACTGTTCTTAAACGTTACACTGCACAAATCGATTGAAAAGAAGGCCGAATCCAATAAACTAGTGGAAAGTGATGTAAAAGATACCAAGAatttaaaacctgaaaaattggACAAACCAAGTATAGATGGAAACATGGAAATGAAAAAGCAACcggaaaaagatgaaaaagacATTGAACTTGAAAATATCAAAGCCATACGTCGAGATATTTTAGAAGCGGCTCCAAACAAAGATGATACAACGCAACCATCTGTACCATCGCAGCCAAGCTCAAATATTCTTAGGG is a window encoding:
- the LOC119657478 gene encoding putative sodium-coupled neutral amino acid transporter 10 — translated: MTHTGYIMTLANSIIGVGILAMPFCFQKCGIILSIVLLVLSNLVTRVSCHYLLKSSLLTRKRSFEFLALYAFGPPGKLLVELCIIGYLIGTCIAYFVVIGDLGPQIVSKIFNIVATENLRTWIMIVVTFLCIIPLGLLKNVDSLSAVCTASVGFYFCLVVKVMFEAKTHLLSGDWMHHVDYWKPSGILQCLPIFSMALACQMQLFEVVESVNGATLEKLNEIVRLATGICTGVYIFVGLFGYVAFCTQPFSGNILVNFSPSFVSDAIKMGFVLSVAFSFPLAIFPCRASIYSLLYRRGHSDSTGYIPEARFKWITISIVVMALVTGLLIPSIELVIGLVGSTIGVAICVMFPAQCFMKVQKKESTEKMLAQFIFISGFFLMILGTYANLHAIEEKRSSGLVIDAPKITPSPELLHSENVKLDGDFQKILKTQSPEVKPNADKVDIKEVVVQERVDPMPKAPKEEDSPKVDPLPAAPNGEPVDKPNVEEKLEKKEEVVKDIDLDIKKSEKKVDIIQDEVKNEINKDAIKKEEEAVAEEEKKKENIEEIKQAKNELKQTKELLEKKVIELQQELAKQNLETQHLVQEKLGVIADKVGEIERKVNLEAENKIEKDKDVQEEKQKDETEKIEKLPSKIEPTAAAEKAIIEPNPKAQKEVIVENIPLTEDKKVSEKGPILTMLIDKLQKNASVAETPQKKEHTNNTVYEPMSYKVGEAMNQENHLVSDNLKNKNAPMPLPLFLNVTLHKSIEKKAESNKLVESDVKDTKNLKPEKLDKPSIDGNMEMKKQPEKDEKDIELENIKAIRRDILEAAPNKDDTTQPSVPSQPSSNILREKRNIVDKEFCVNWDLEKDYCRDKIVKNELLSQNNPAALGSEMKAPPFGRDLKSVDEDAD